ATCTGGGGCCCCCAGAGCCCCAGGAGGGGGAGGTGTGCTTGCCCACCCAAGATGCCCAGTCCCTGGGGCACACACCCCATGCCACCAGCTGCGTTACCGGGTCCCACAGGCCCAGCTCACGCTGGCTCATGCGGGTAAATCCCGTGGTGAAGATGTGACCTTGGCGTGTGAAGATGGCCCGCATGGGCCTCATCCCTTCATGGGCAGCAAACCTTTCCTGGGAGAGGGGAGCAAAATGGGAGTGGGagcagggaagggggaaggagacagGAGCACAGTGTTATCCAGCTTAGCActctggaggggagggaggaccCCCGAGGCCTTGAAAAGaccatgggggtggggagagagtcCCCAGCAGCAGGTCCTAATTCCAGCAGACACCATGTGTTCCCCCAGCAGCAGATCCCTCTGGCAGGAGATCACTTAGGATCATCCTAAACAGCAGACTCAGAGGGGGGCCTTTTGGCCCAATGCCCCACCTGCTTCTCAGAGGGCACGGGGTGGCAGAAGACACTTTCCTCCTGTTCTTGGGTTCTCCCTGCCTTGGCACTGAACTTTCTGCCCTGCTATCTCCCAACATGGTCCCCGGGGTTCCCCCTGAAGCCAGGATGGCCTGGTCTGGTTCCAGGGGTCAGAGATAGCAAACCTCTCCTCCTTATCCTACCAGGTCCCACAGTGCAAGCTGCCGCTCACTCATCCTGCTGAAGCCGGTGCTAAGCAGCTTCCCGTCGGCGGTGAAGATGGCCCGCATCGGGCGGGCGCCCTCGTGAGGCCGGGCTCGCTCCTGCTCGCAGGGTTAGGAGGTTAGAGCAGCCCGCCTTCCCCGCCTCCCTCACCCCCAATAGCCACATCTGCCCCTGACACCTCCCCAGGCACATAGGCCTGAGGACCCCTAGGTATGGACACAACAGACATACATGAGGAAGCATGAAGACATGTCCCACCAAAACTTAAAACACGCCATGCCACACGTGTGCAtggacaaacacacatgcacacagatgaTAAAGGTTAATGCATGAGGCCAGCGACCCAGGCACCTCTCAGGAGGCAAAGCAGGCTGGAGCTGGGGCAGGAGTTAATTAATAAGTATTTCTAGAACACTTTACATACGttacctcatttaatccccacaacaaccctgggaagtagcgACTGCACAGatcatcactcccattttacagatgaagaaaccatcTCAGAGCAATTAAGAGACATTGAcacaaagacaggatttgaacccgggtctttGCTGACTGTAGGTCAGGTTAGCTGCCCTGTCTCTAATTATCTTGCCGCCAAAGGCCTGGGGCAGGAGGAACTGAGCACCTTGACCAGGTTTGGGGGATGATGGAGCCAAGGGGAGGATATAAACCCCCCCTCCCACCAGTGCAGAGCTCTGAGCATGCTTTGATGGCCCTCTCCCACCCCATGGAGAGGCTGGGAAGGGGACAGGTCAGAGAGGAGGGCTGTCTTGAGCTGCTGGCCTCACTTGGATGCTGGTGGTAGGATGAAGCTTCCCATTCTCACTCCCAACCTCTCCAAGAACTAACTCCCTGCTTCCCTTGTCCCAGCATCTAACCTAGAATCCCTTATTAGGGGAGGgagcagaggaagggaaagggggaggagctGGGATAGAAGCAGGAGAAGGCTGGGTGCCAAGTGGGCCAGCAGAGACCTGGGGGTCGGGGGTTACCTGAGTTGCCAGGTAACTCAGAGGGCAAGAAAACAGAAGGCTTAGGATTTAGCTCCTAAGGACCGTAGGTGGAGGGTCAGGGACTGAGCACTGGAGGGGCCACAGAACTATTGGGTACAGTGTTGGGAGGGCAGAGGACTGGAGAGTCCGGGGCAGGGGTAAATGTTAAAGGCATTAGCAGCTTGAGTTTCTGTGCCAGGGGGCAGAGGGATTGGGCACAAGGGGGATCCTAAGGCTGGGTGCTAAGGGGGTCAGAAGGTGAGAGGATCAGGGAGTCATGGGGCTGGGGACTACTGGGAGCTCCTGACGCTTGTAGAATGTTTCAAGGTCTCATCTCAGAGCATGAGAGCACAGTCATCATCCCCACCCctcctttatagatgaggaaagagaggcacAGAATGGTGCTTATCTAAGGGAACACAATCAGTGGGGTGTGAGGCCAGGATTGGGGCTCcaaggtctttcagactccaggtccaaaGGTCTTCCCCATACATGGGCATCTCAGGGATGGGGTATGGGTAGGAGAGAGAACTAGGAATCAGGGTGGTAAGATGATTTCAGTCAGCTGGATGGAGAGATTGGGGTCTGAGAAATTGGGGTCTAGGTAAGTAGAAGGCTATGGGTCAGAGGAATGAGAGACAGAAGGGGCAAAACAGGAATCAGAGGATGGGCATCATGTAAGTCAGAGAGCTGAGAGCTAGGGGGCTGAGTGCCAGCAGAGCAGAGGGCTGGGATGGGTCAAAGGCCTAAGGAATGTAGGTTTGAGGTGCTGGGTGCTTAGAGGAGCGAAGGGTCATCTATCAGAGGAGAAGTCTTGTGGGTCAGGGAGCTGAATGTGAGGGGAGTCGGAAGGCTCAGTGCCAAGGTGCTGGAGGTCAGTGCGGAGTGCTGGGGGTATCAGAAGCTTTAGGATTGACTATTAGAGAAGTCAGGGGGTCAGAGATCAGGGCTGGGGTGACAGCAGAGTCAGAAGGCTAGGGCATAAAGGATTGGGGGTGTTAGAGATCTGAGGGTGCTGAGGAGATCAGAGGTCTGAATGTTAGAGAAGGTTGGGGATCAGACTCTGGAGGCTAGGCTTCTGGGGGGGTCAGAGGCAGGGGAGCTGAATACTAAAAGAGAAGAGGTCTGGGTGTCAGGGTGCTGGGGGTATAATACGAGGACTAGGGGTCAGGGCATTGTGTGCTAGGGATCATGGGGCTAGGAGGCTTCCATGGGGTCAGTGACCTGGGGAGGTGGGTTGAGGTTCAGGGaactgggagggagggggttagAGGGTCCTAGAGTAAGGGGATTGTTTCACTCACCGCCACCACCTGGCCCTTTCGGGGGTCGATGACTCGAAGGGTCTTATCCTTGCAGGTGGTGCTGAGCAGGCTTCCGTTGGTATTCCAGCAGACGCTGTGGATGACGTCGGGGTGCATGTCATCCAGGCTTAACAACATCTCCCCTGTTCCCACATTCCAGATGATGATAACATTGTCCCCTCCTGCCCAAGAGGAGCCACAACTGTTACCAACACAAGGCTGTGGGGAGAGGGTgtggtgaggaggagagggaaccTGCCAGAGCAGTGGGGGCAGCAGGGTGAGCAGGCACCAGAGTCAGGGAGATGGCTAGCTGGCTAGCTGGCTTTCTCTCTCCCAAAAGTCTGCAGCACGATGATCTGAGACTCTCCTCCCTACCTCCTTAGGTCCTCCCTGGCACACCTTTGGAGGGCTATGCCAAAGCAGGGGCAGCAGGACTTGGACTTTTGTTCCCACGTGATCATACCTGCACTGAGTAGGACGTTGCGAGCGGTGGGGTGCCAGGAGAGGATGCCCACACGTTTGGAGTGGCCTTCCAGTGTGACAATGGGCTCTGTGATGTTCCGGACTGGTGTGTAGTCTGGGATCTGCCATACCTGGCAAGAGAAGAGAGTATGGCAGGACCCCAGTGAGCACCCCAATTCCTCTGGACACAGAAGGGTGGCAGGTAGGGGTCAAAGGATCAGAGGATTGAGGGCTGAAAGATACCCTGTAACAAGTCATCTCCCTCATTTCCCAAGTCACAAAGGTAATAACCACTTAATAACAAAACTAATTCTATATAGCCAAAATTGAATTAATAACATAGGTAATATTTATGTAGCTTTTGGGTGGGGGGGAAGTACTTCATACATATCATCTTGTGTGTTCCTCACAACATCCTTGGGAGGCAGATACCATTGttagcccattttgcagatgaagacatGGACTCTGAGTCATACAgcttgtgtctgaggcaggatctgaatctcCCTTTTCCTCTGCGGTGCCAGGCTGCTGGGATTTGAGCCCAACTCCGATGACTTCGCTCCTCCCCCATGTCTTTCTCTTGCACTACCTCCACTGAGGAAGATTACATAAAGAAGACCAGGCACCTCCACTCCCCAGCAGGGCAGAAGACAGACCCTTCTCTCAAACCATTCATAGCTCATTGGGACTGTTTACCTCCTGGTTCTATCTGTCCCTTTTGACTCCCAGCCCAGGAGGGGATAGACAGAGCTCTGGCTAGGGGCCCTCAGTGCCAGCCAGGAGTGGGATGAGGGTTTGGATCCCAGTGGGGGCAGGTGCCTTCCCCTGAGTCACCTCCCTCCCAACTCTTCCGCTTGGCTCCAGTTACCCAGAGCTCCGTCTCCCCCTTGCacatccttccccacccccaccccatggcTGTGGATATAATTAGTGCCGACTGGTGCACCCTGGGAGGAGGAGAGCTCCGGCCCCAACACAAGGTAATAGGGCTCAAAATAGCTCCTGAGTCTTGTTGGGGGCTCCTGGACCCAACACCATCCTTGCCTTCCCTGCTGAGATGTCACACCCACCTCTGTCCCACCCTGTGCTCCCATGCTTGTCTGGGGGTAGGACAGGCACTGTCCCCTACCATGATAGTGGTGTCCTCAGAGGCACTGGCAATCACGCTGTCATTGTGGGGACACCAGTCTATGTCCAGCACCGGTGCTGTGTGTCCACTGACTGTCGGGTGGTTCTTGTCCACACGTCCTGTCTGTGGAGGCCAAAGAACCAACTGGAAGATGGTCCATGACAACCTCCTGCTCTTCCTCCAGGGGACAGCTCAAGTCCACTTTCTCCAGAAAGACTTCTGCCCCAGCACTGAGGACCCCTCTTCCCTCTAACAAAACTTGCACTCATTTTCTATAATTCTGTCTACTTCAACATGTCCAGATTGACTTTTCCTTTAGAATCTAAGTTTCTTGAGGCCAGGGTCTGTTCTACTTTTGTCTACatatccccagtacctggcacagagtagttacttaaccttcctctcccctccctcctttagTGAGCTGACTCTGCTGATCCCTGAGGATCCTACCTTCCTCTATCTCACCCTCAGAGATGGGATTTTCAGGTCAAAACCAGCttcccttcctcagtttcccccagTTCTCTTTCTATGGTTCATCTCCCTCCCTGAGGGGTCCCATCCTGGTTTGGGGTGAAGGACCCTTTccgtcacaaaaaaaaaaaatcatggaggGAAGGTTAGAACTGTGAGGGATATTTAAGGATCATCTTGTCTAATTTATTTTCTAGAACCAAAGAAGGATCCTGAGTTGTCTTGTCTGTCAGTCCCATAGCGGATTGATAAGAGTATTTATACAAAGCTTGAAGAGTTTCCAATTGCTTTATACACGTTGTATCATTTGtttctcaaaacaatcctgggtGGTAGGTATTCTTATCaggcccattttatagatgaggaaacaggctgtcAGGTCTGGGTTATATAACTAATGTTGGTAGGATTTGGActggctttctgactccaagtcaagctttctatctactgtgccacctaataaATGCCAGTCAGGGTTAGAACTCATGTCTCTTTCTGGGTACTCCTTCTAATGTCTAGAACTCAAAGCCTGGGTGATGTCGGGGGAATGGGGAGGCTTCTGGAGTTTCATTGAGAGTCAGGGATAAGAAGTGGCCAGGCTCTAGAAGCCCCTTAAAGAGATCGTAGAATTTGGGGCTTGAATAGTTCTTAGAGACCACTGAGCACAGTTGTgctctttgttt
The DNA window shown above is from Notamacropus eugenii isolate mMacEug1 chromosome 2, mMacEug1.pri_v2, whole genome shotgun sequence and carries:
- the CORO6 gene encoding coronin-6 isoform X6 is translated as MSRRVVRQSKFRHVFGQAGKAEQTYEDIRVSKVTWDSSFCAVNPKFLAIIVEAGGGGAFIVLPLAKTGRVDKNHPTVSGHTAPVLDIDWCPHNDSVIASASEDTTIMVWQIPDYTPVRNITEPIVTLEGHSKRVGILSWHPTARNVLLSAGGDNVIIIWNVGTGEMLLSLDDMHPDVIHSVCWNTNGSLLSTTCKDKTLRVIDPRKGQVVAERARPHEGARPMRAIFTADGKLLSTGFSRMSERQLALWDLERFAAHEGMRPMRAIFTRQGHIFTTGFTRMSQRELGLWDPNNFEEPMALQEMDTSNGVLLPFYDPDSSIVYLCGKGDSSIRYFEITDEPPFVHYLNTFSSKEPQRGMGFMPKRGLDVSKCEIARFYKLHERKCEPIIMTVPRKTCSRMTCTLMRQALSQPWRQMNGYQARMQTPC